From the Deinococcus taeanensis genome, the window GCATTTCTTCGGCCACCCGATCTTCCTCGTCCGCACGAGAACGTGCATTAAAGGAGGGCGCATACGCACCTGAGACAGCCCCCTTGATATCCAGACCGAACTCGTCGCCCGGATGCTTCTCCGTTTGAAAGACAAAAGAGCGCTGCTGCTTTTCGTCGGCCCGGATCAGGTCTGTCTGCAGATCAGGCAGGATCACAACTGGGAACTCCAGGCCTTTAGACGCATGGATGGTCATGATCTGAACTTCATTCGGTTTGGTACCCGGCTGCTCTTTGTCCTCATGCGGCACCACCGGCTCCTCCCGGAGCTCCTGCTCGATGCGGGTTTGCAGCAGGCTGGTAAAACTGTCGAGGCTCAGGGCCTGTTCATTGGTGACGGTGTCCCTCGCCATTTGCCGGAGACGTTCCAGGGTGAGTTGAACCTGTTGATCACTTCCAAAGGCCTCAATAATCCCAAAGACGTCGTTGAGGCGCGTGAGCATGGCGGGAACCGTTTCACTGAGGGAAGCACCCCGCAGCGCTTTGATGCTTGTCATCAGCTGACGCCCTGGGTGGGTCGCCATCATGGCCTCGTATCGATTAGGGAGAGAGACACCCTGCCCAGCATCAACCCCCTCTTGCCAGACGGATGCCTCCACCTTTAGGTCGCGGTAGTCCTGCAGCGGCAAGGTCTGCAGGGCCAGCGCGAAGGCCGCGTCATCCGTCGGTTGCAGGACACACCGGAGCAGGCGGTAGATGGTGATGACTTCCGGCTGCAAGTACCACGACTCACCCTGTTTGGTCGAGACGGGAATATGTTGTTCTTTCAGGTACCGCTCGTACTGATGACAGAGGTTGTTGCTCCGGCAAAGGACTGCCATATCACCGTATGGAATGTCCTTACTGCGCAGGCGCTGAATGAGCTGGCCAACTCTCTTCGGCCCCGGAGCCGATCCGGCTGTTCCCATGTCCCAGACACTCATGGTGGGAAGCCCAGCGTAATGAGGCTTATCGTTGCGCTCGGGATCCGGCTGAAGTCCCTGGTCGGCAAACAGCACCGGAAACCCGTCATCTCCTGCGGCCATGCCCTTAAACAGCGCATTCTGCTGCAAGATGAGTCCTGCGGAGGTTCGCCTCGATGTTCTCAGGGGCAAAATCTGAACCCCGAAGAGCCTTGCGGCGGTCTCCAGGAAGTCCTTGTCGGAGCCACGGAAGTAATAGATCGATTGTTTGCGGTCACCGACCACTACCACCCGCTCCATGCCCTTGTACAGGGTCTCCACAATTTCCATCTGCACGGAATCCGTGTCCTGAAACTCGTCGATGAACAGGTACTTGTACCGCTGACCAATGATGGACACGATCTGCCCGTGATTTTCTTTCAGAAGGTCTCGCGTCAACGTCAACAGGTCATGGCTGTCACTGCTCTGCTGGAGTCGTCTTGTCGCCGCACTCCGCTGCTCTGTTTCGCAGGCCAACAGGGTGACAGCCCAGCGAAAATCGAGGGCTGGATCTGCCCCTCCGGCAGCGAGCCGCTCGGCACGAAGTTGTTCGAGTCTGTGAAGGGTGTCGGCAATCGCAAGACCCCGGTTTCGGGCGAAATCGACGATGTCGCGCACCAACTGACTCAGTTCATAATCTTTGCGCTCACCACTTCTGAAAATGATCTCGGTGAATACGGGGTCACCCATCTGTTCGTTCAGAACGTCCTGAAAGACTTCCTGCAGCACGTAAGTGGAGAATGACACCTCGCTTTCGCGCGCCACGCCCTGCTGATAGCCGTAGGTTTTGAGGAGGTGACGGCAGAACGAGTGTATGGTGCCGACATACAGGCCCGCCATTTGCTCCTGATAGGCCCGCCACTTCCCGGCCTGGGGTGTTCCCCTCACCTCCTTGGCCTTCTGCTGAACGGCGTCCCAGATTTTGAGTTTCAGATCAGCGGCGGCCCGGCGCGAGAAGGTGATCAGCACGAACTGATCCAGTCGAATGTGCGGTTCCGATTCGAGCAGGCCCAGCACCGAAGCGATGGTGGTGAAGGTCTTCCCTGTACCGGCTCCGGCTGAGACCACCGTTCCTTTCTGTCCCTTCACATGATCGACCACCTCTTGCTGCTCTAGACGGGGCTTCGGCGCAGTCACTGCTGCTCTCTACTGTGCTGTGCCAGACACAGTCCAGCCACAGGACAGTAAGTGCAGTGTGGCCCGGGCCGGGGAGCCGCATTAGTGTTCAGTAATTCACGTTCCTGCTCTTGAAGCTGAGCGTCCACGACGGACCTACTTTTAAACGTCAGGTTCTGCATTTGATTCTGCCACCAATCGAAGGCGCTTCGACGCGTATCCTCACGTTTGGAGGGCAACAACCAGGTCTGGGCCAGAGAATCAGAATTCAGTGACCAAGCGGGGTTCTCAGGGGAACCGATGGTACCGTAGTAGCCTCCGCGCAAACGAATGGTTTGACCTTTCACCTGCGAGTGGCGACGAAACCGGACTCGTGGGAGAGCAGACACCGACTCCTGATAGCTCTTCACCGAGTTCAGCAGATTATCCACAACCTGCCGGGTCAGAAACGGCCAGCGTGACGGGTGAATCCCAGGGAACTGTGCTTGGCCCTGCTGCTCCACCTCCTGCCCAAGCCTCAACTTGACCCCGTCAAGATCATCAGGAAGCCCACCGGGCCAGAGTGCTTCAGCTCGCCGGGTCGCCATGGAGAAGAGAACGCCTTGCACCAACAGGTCAGACTGCCAGGCGTTCCGGTAGTACTGAGCGCTGCCGGTCAGCCGTTCCAGATAGGCCCGTCGTGGACAAACCTGTAGCTGGGCCAGTTCACTGACCAGATACTCCTGTCGCCTCTTCAGCTGCAGGGGTGGATACTTCAGGTTGGGCCGTTCCCCTTCGGCTTCTTTTGGCTTCACGGCCCGGGGCACCGGCCGGTTCATGAGTGCAGCGACTTCCTCCAGATACAAAGAAGCCCGGCAGGGCTGCTGACCGTCCACTTCGGCGTAACTCAGGTGCAGTTCCTGCTTGGCAGCCCGCACCACGGACAGGAACAGGTACCGCTCGAAATCGTAATGCTGCTGCAAGACGGGTGGGGGCAGGATCAGCGGCCATTCGTCGGCCGGCGGCCGTGGAACACGGGCGTCGTCCAGGCCGAGGTAATAAATGAGGTCTTTACTGAGGCTGTCTACACTTTCAGGGGCCGTCAACGTGATGCGAAAATGATTTTCGAGTTCTGTGACTTCGCGGACGATGGCTGAAATAATTTCGGCGACCTCACCGGCTGAAACTTCAAATTCACTGTTGTCCACGAACTCGTGAAAGACCTCCAGGACCCGCCGTATCACGGCCTGCTCGGCCTCTTCCACGTCGTCAATCTCCAGCGTGGTGAGCGCCTGCTCCAGGAGCGCAATCTGCGCGTGCAAGGGTGCTTGGGGGGCCGTGAACAGCTCATTCACCAGTTTCCTGACAGCCTGCAACCGGTTCAGCCACAGGTCGAGGTCGGCTGGCGCGGCCCATGCCTGCAAATCTCCAAGGGCCGGGGTATGGCGCATTCCCTGCAACGTGGTGTTCCAGTCGTCAAAAGTTTTGCAGCGGGTGAAATAGGCAGGGATCAGGGCCCGGAAGAGCACGCTGCTTTCCCGCGCCCGTTTCCCCAGCCAGCCCGAGGCCAGCATCTGCGAGAAATTCTCGGCTTCGAGGTTCAACCTTTTTGATCCGGCGTCCCAGGCGTCATACAGGTGGCGAATGAAGCGGCCCACTGGGGTTAACAGGAGGTGGACTGCAGGCAGATCGAAGAGCCCTTCCACTTCCGGGCCGCGTCTGGACGCCGCCTCGCGCAGCAGGGGCTTGTAGCCTTCCGGATCACGGGTCACCAGGGCCACGTCCGCTTCTGGATGCTTTTCCCGGTACGCCAGCAGGATGTCGAGTGCCCGCTCGACTTCCTCGGTGCGGTTCAGGGCGGCATGAAGTTGCACGGATTGGTCTGGCGCGATACTCGCTGGCGAGGATTGAAAGAGAGCCACTGAGAGTTGTCTCAGGGCAGACGGATCGCGCATGGGGAGCAAGGGAGAATGGCGCCGGGCCGGAAGCGAATCAGCCAGACGCGCGTAGGTCACCTGGACAGCCCGGAATCCTTCCTCCTGGACAGCCCGGTACGGGTAAACCATGATGACGTGGCAATTTCCGACCTCCAGGCAACGCTCGATGAAGGTTTGTTGCAGTGGCGTCAGGCGGGTAAAACCTTCCATGATGACCGTCTTGGGCGGCCGGAAGGCTGCCCGCTGCAAAAACGCCCGGGCACCCTGTTCAAAGGTGAACTTACCTTTAGCCGCCAGCTCAGCGTGAAAGTCAGATTGCACCTCTCCCAGCAGCTGCGCGAGCCTGGGATGGGCGAAATGCTGCACCAACTCAATCTGATCGATTTTGACGTTCCAGCCGCGTTCCTCGACGGCACGCAGGGCCTCGAGCCACGAGTAGCGGTCACGCTTCAGTTGCTCGGAGCGCGTCTGATCCTGTTCCATCAGCCCGGTGACCCGTTTGAACGACGTGACCTCCTCAAATTTTGTGGCGGGAAGCTGGTTGTCCTCAACGAGTATCAGGTGACCAAGGGCCTGGCGAAACT encodes:
- a CDS encoding NERD domain-containing protein — its product is MRFYPENVPPKYNNENEVWQVVKATMNTEEGAALHGYRIKRFSGKEYMYAADIVVLSRRLGAVIIECKGCSIQHIYQVRNTVWKMQNFYAETIRPIEQVEDQKYALMEQARKRGVAPEVVKYRTVVALPFITRMEWRERGFQEDSINENIAFQEDLTPATFLPWLERRQQSDPQPKVTDAQWREICTVFELQDDLQAASTETTPGKGAPPETISGLPSKLTLWQYEGSPPLPEDLEEVVPELAAASKHDYWYLVATSGLAHLRRDLAPEIQIVERLNQATRLPGVKMQFRQALGHLILVEDNQLPATKFEEVTSFKRVTGLMEQDQTRSEQLKRDRYSWLEALRAVEERGWNVKIDQIELVQHFAHPRLAQLLGEVQSDFHAELAAKGKFTFEQGARAFLQRAAFRPPKTVIMEGFTRLTPLQQTFIERCLEVGNCHVIMVYPYRAVQEEGFRAVQVTYARLADSLPARRHSPLLPMRDPSALRQLSVALFQSSPASIAPDQSVQLHAALNRTEEVERALDILLAYREKHPEADVALVTRDPEGYKPLLREAASRRGPEVEGLFDLPAVHLLLTPVGRFIRHLYDAWDAGSKRLNLEAENFSQMLASGWLGKRARESSVLFRALIPAYFTRCKTFDDWNTTLQGMRHTPALGDLQAWAAPADLDLWLNRLQAVRKLVNELFTAPQAPLHAQIALLEQALTTLEIDDVEEAEQAVIRRVLEVFHEFVDNSEFEVSAGEVAEIISAIVREVTELENHFRITLTAPESVDSLSKDLIYYLGLDDARVPRPPADEWPLILPPPVLQQHYDFERYLFLSVVRAAKQELHLSYAEVDGQQPCRASLYLEEVAALMNRPVPRAVKPKEAEGERPNLKYPPLQLKRRQEYLVSELAQLQVCPRRAYLERLTGSAQYYRNAWQSDLLVQGVLFSMATRRAEALWPGGLPDDLDGVKLRLGQEVEQQGQAQFPGIHPSRWPFLTRQVVDNLLNSVKSYQESVSALPRVRFRRHSQVKGQTIRLRGGYYGTIGSPENPAWSLNSDSLAQTWLLPSKREDTRRSAFDWWQNQMQNLTFKSRSVVDAQLQEQERELLNTNAAPRPGPHCTYCPVAGLCLAQHSREQQ